From Panicum hallii strain FIL2 chromosome 2, PHallii_v3.1, whole genome shotgun sequence, a single genomic window includes:
- the LOC112880072 gene encoding splicing factor 3B subunit 3 isoform X3, with protein sequence MRFISTSQGEEYYPVLAMIINRKGSDVNDLSLFGHDSSSGVISHISSYSEIGPLAIDISEIPEMLGFALLFRVGDALLLDLRNPRNVCCIRRISLTTSLIGEPVTVEDSCPGLDVDDDVAACALLELRDSANNILKDDGYMDIDGVDSRGSVKSRIVCSWSWEPPDPIRQGWARLLFCLDDGEFHILEFTSDVEGVKLYTFEYVDRSLPCKPLLWMKNRMIIGFVEMGDGMIFKLGHRRLFLKSTIQNVAPILDLAIADYHGEKQDQMFACCGMCPEGSLRVLRNGVNVEKLLRTEAIYQGVAGLWTLRMKTNDAYHSFLVLSFVEETRILSVGLSFNDISDAVGFQPDVCTLACGLLADGLLVQIHSKGVKLCLPTVYAHPEGAPLTSPICTNWYPDVTISVGAVGHNIVVVATSNPCCLYVLGVRSSSSYQYELYERQHVQLQYEVSCISIPQEGLRSDNVTLSGGEHDDFCNNPSANVNVRKFAVIGTHKPSVEIISVEPGEALRLLTIGTISVNNALGAPVSGCIPENVRFVAAERFYILAGLRNGMLLRFESEASERYFPGSFYKDSSIPSVTAFLQLISIRRIGITPVFLVPIHDSANADIIVLSDRPWLLHAARHSLAYSSISFLPASHVTPVSSVDCPNGLLFVADSCLHLVEMVHGKRLNAQKFSIGGTPRKVLYHNESRTLLVLRTGLSGASCSSDIVQVDPQNGVLLSRYKCEPGETAKCMQITKIGSDQVLVVGTSRSAGRPMMSNGEAESSTKGRLIVLSLEAVESPRESSSFIPTSSFNPSSHSGSPFHEIMGYTTEEFSSNSLCSSPDEFCCNQIQAEQMAGHLRSLSHATLSGAVLAVYPYLDRYVLAAAGNTIYVFGFANENPHRMKKCAVGRTRFTITCLKTFASRIAVGDCRDGVLFYSYNESLRKLELIYSDPAQRLVGDIALLNCETAVVSDRRGSISVLSSTRLEVSESPQKNLAVNCSFYMGETAMSIQKAAFRYRLPIDDDTDPVLESAYDCIVASTLLGSLFVMIPLTSEEHRLLQDVQERLSVHPLTAPVLGNDHAEFRQRGIPSGVPPILDGDMLVQFLELTGEQQQAILAHALPGKGPRRPVSVFEVLRTLERVHYALN encoded by the exons ATGCGCTTCATATCGACATCCCAAGGTGAAGAATACTATCCAGTTCTGGCGATGATAATCAACAG GAAGGGCTCTGATGTGAATGACTTGTCATTATTTGGACATGATTCCAGCAGCGGTGTTATCAGCCACATCTCTAGTTATTCAGAAATCGGACCATTGGCAATTGACATATCAGAAATTCCTGAAATGCTTGGCTTTGCACTTCTGTTTCGTGTTGGTGATGCTTTACTGTTGGATCTTAGAAACCCAAGGAATGTCTGTTGTATCCGAAGAATTAGCTTGACAACTAGCCTGATTGGAGAGCCAGTCACTGTTGAAGATTCCTGTCCAGGATTAGATGTTGATGACGATGTGGCTGCTTGTGCTTTGCTAGAATTGAGAGATTCTGCAAATAATATACTGAAGGATGATGGTTATATGGACATTGATGGTGTTGACAGCAGAGGTAGTGTGAAATCAAGGATCGTTTGCTCATGGAGCTGGGAACCACCTGACCCTATCAGACAAGGATGGGCAAGGCTTCTATTTTGCTTAGATGATGGAGAATTCCATATTTTGGAATTTACTTCTGATGTTGAAGGAGTCAAGTTGTACACCTTTGAGTATGTTGATAGGAGTTTGCCATGCAAacctcttctgtggatgaaaaATAGAATGATAATAGGATTTGTAGAGATGGGGGATGGTATGATCTTTAAACTTGGCCATCGTAGATTGTTTCTTAAAAGCACAATTCAGAATGTAGCACCAATATTGGATCTAGCAATTGCTGATTACCATGGTGAGAAACAGGATCAGATGTTTGCATGTTGTGGTATGTGCCCTGAGGGCTCTTTGCGAGTTTTACGGAACGGTGTCAATGTGGAGAAACTTCTGAGGACTGAGGCTATTTATCAGGGTGTTGCTGGATTGTGGACTTTGAGAATGAAGACAAATGATGCTTACCACTCTTTTCTTGTGTTATCATTTGTGGAGGAAACCAGAATATTGTCAGTAGGACTAAGTTTTAATGACATCAGTGATGCCGTGGGATTCCAGCCTGATGTTTGCACTTTGGCGTGTGGTTTGCTGGCTGATGGTTTGCTTGTGCAAATTCACAGTAAAGGTGTAAAGCTCTGTTTGCCTACAGTATATGCTCACCCTGAGGGTGCCCCTTTAACTTCTCCAATTTGCACCAACTGGTACCCTGATGTCACTATCAGTGTTGGTGCTGTAGGACATAATATTGTTGTTGTCGCTACATCAAATCCTTGTTGCCTATATGTCCTTGGAGTTAGATCATCTTCGTCTTACCAGTATGAATTGTATGAGAGACAACATGTTCAATTGCAATATGAAGTATCGTGCATATCTATCCCGCAAGAGGGATTGAGATCTGATAATGTAACATTGAGTGGTGGAGAGCATGATGATTTTTGTAACAATCCCTCAGCTAATGTTAATGTCCGCAAGTTTGCTGTTATCGGAACTCATAAACCTTCTGTGGAAATCATCTCCGTGGAACCTGGAGAAGCATTAAGGTTACTGACTATTGGGACTATATCAGTGAACAATGCGCTTGGTGCTCCTGTTAGTGGTTGTATACCTGAAAACGTGAGGTTTGTTGCGGCTGAGAGGTTTTACATCCTTGCAGGCTTGAGAAATGGAATGCTACTAAGATTTGAATCAGAAGCAAGTGAGCGTTATTTTCCTGGTTCCTTCTACAAGGACTCTTCTATCCCTTCTGTTACTGCATTCCTTCAGTTGATTTCGATACGGAGGATTGGAATTACTCCTGTATTCTTGGTACCAATACATGATTCAGCTAATGCTGATATCATTGTTCTCAGTGATAGGCCTTGGCTATTACATGCGGCCAGACATAGTCTGGCATATTCATCCATTTCGTTTCTTCCTGCTTCTCATGTGACACCAGTGTCATCTGTTGATTGCCCCAATGGTCTACTGTTTGTTGCTGACAGCTGTTTGCATTTG GTTGAAATGGTTCATGGGAAGCGATTGAACGCACAAAAGTTTTCAATTGGGGGAACTCCAAGGAAAGTGCTATACCATAATGAAAGCAGAACACTGTTGGTACTAAGAACTGGGCTAAGTGGTGCATCATGTTCTTCGGATATTGTCCAAGTAGATCCACAAAATGGGGTATTGCTTTCCAGATATAAATGTGAACCTGGTGAAACAGCAAAGTGCATGCAAATTACAAAAATAGGAAGTGATCAAGTTTTAGTTGTTGGAACTAGTAGATCTGCTGGACGGCCAATGATGTCAAATGGTGAAGCAGAAAG CAGTACCAAGGGGCGCCTGATTGTTTTAAGCTTGGAGGCCGTTGAAAGTCCACGTGAGAGCAGTTCATTTATTCCAACTTCTAGTTTTAATCCATCTTCACATTCTGGCTCTCCTTTCCACGAGATTATGGGATATACAACTGAAGAATTTTCTAGTAACAGTCTGTGCAGCAGTCCTGATGAGTTTTGCTGCAACCAGATTCAAGCTGAACAAATGGCAGGACATTTGAGGTCATTGTCTCATGCTACATTGAGTGGTGCAGTTCTTGCTGTGTACCCATATCTAGATCGTTATGTGCTGGCAGCTGCCGGTAATACG ATTTATGTATTTGGTTTTGCAAATGAAAATCCCCATAGGATGAAAAAATGTGCTGTTGGTAGAACAAGGTTTACAATAACTTGTTTGAAGACATTTGCATCACGGATTGCAGTTGGTGATTGCCGTGATGGTGTTCTATTCTATTCTTATAATGAG AGTCTTAGGAAATTGGAATTGATATATTCTGATCCTGCTCAAAGATTGGTGGGTGATATTGCACTTTTAAATTGTGAGACAGCTGTGGTATCAGATCGGCGTGGGAGCATATCTGTATTATCTTCCACAAGATTGGAAG TTTCAGAAAGTCCACAGAAGAACTTAGCCGTAAATTGTTCATTTTATATGGGTGAAACAGCTATGAGCATTCAGAAG GCTGCATTCAGGTATCGGCTTCCAATTGATGATGATACTGACCCGGTGCTTGAGTCTGCTTATGACTGTATTGTGGCAAGTACCTTGCTGGGGAGTCTCTTTGTCATGATTCCACT